In one window of uncultured Draconibacterium sp. DNA:
- a CDS encoding DUF6377 domain-containing protein translates to MKCIKLLISLILFMPGIVFGHSALDSLMNRLDAAIENHKVYQQQKEERIQALKNQLRTVSPNTIEEYSLNAKLYDEYRPYICDSAIHYKNRNIDVAKYLDDTTLLYESELSLAYLMASTGMYLEAVDLVSSIESRKVPDNLLSEYYDTYRHVYSELAFYTQNKKGAERYWKISNRYSDSLYNVLSSTSDLYYALKEENLRNAGKIQEALSVNDTILANSSIGTREFAIASYNRSLTYRRIKDTDGVKYYLAQSALSDILSATKDHASLWMLAEILFQENDMERAYNYIRFSWSETVFYNARLRSLQSAGILSLIDRTYQATVEKKNRQLQNYLLLSSILGLLLTVALVYIYSQMRRLSETRKYLQKANSSLQNLNTELQKVNDQLQIVNMDLSESDHIKEVYIGHFIKLCSTYIDKMESFRRLVNKKITNGQVSELHALTRSQEMMDDEAEELFRNFDKAFLRIFPHFVDKVNELLLDEEKFELKEEELLNTELRILALIRLGISNSSQIADFLRYSVNTIYNYRAKTKNRSKSRNDFEERITQIR, encoded by the coding sequence ATGAAATGCATCAAATTGTTGATTAGCCTGATTTTGTTCATGCCCGGGATTGTTTTCGGGCATTCTGCTTTGGATTCGCTTATGAATCGTTTGGATGCAGCAATCGAAAATCATAAGGTTTATCAACAGCAGAAAGAGGAACGTATTCAGGCGCTGAAAAATCAATTGCGTACAGTTTCGCCTAATACCATTGAGGAGTATAGCCTGAATGCGAAATTGTATGATGAATACCGACCCTACATTTGCGATTCGGCAATACACTACAAAAACAGAAATATAGATGTTGCCAAATACCTGGATGATACTACTTTGTTATACGAAAGCGAGCTTAGCCTGGCCTATCTGATGGCATCAACCGGGATGTATCTTGAAGCTGTCGATTTAGTTTCTTCAATTGAAAGCAGGAAAGTTCCTGATAATTTACTGAGCGAATATTATGATACGTATAGGCATGTATACTCTGAATTAGCTTTTTATACGCAAAACAAAAAGGGCGCGGAGCGATACTGGAAAATATCAAATCGTTATTCGGATTCGTTGTACAACGTACTTTCTTCAACAAGCGATTTGTATTATGCCTTGAAAGAGGAAAACCTGAGGAATGCCGGAAAAATACAGGAAGCACTAAGTGTAAATGATACTATTCTGGCCAACAGTTCGATAGGTACCCGGGAGTTCGCAATTGCCAGTTACAACCGTTCGCTAACCTACCGGAGAATTAAAGATACTGATGGGGTAAAGTATTATCTGGCCCAGTCGGCTTTGTCCGATATATTATCTGCAACAAAAGACCATGCCTCGTTGTGGATGCTGGCAGAAATACTATTTCAGGAAAATGATATGGAACGTGCTTACAACTATATTCGTTTTTCGTGGAGCGAAACTGTATTTTATAATGCACGTCTCCGTAGTTTGCAAAGTGCCGGAATATTGTCGTTAATTGACAGGACATACCAGGCAACCGTTGAAAAGAAAAACCGGCAACTACAAAATTATCTTCTACTTTCCAGTATTTTGGGGCTTCTGCTAACTGTTGCACTTGTTTATATTTACAGCCAGATGAGGCGTTTATCCGAGACGCGTAAATATTTACAAAAGGCCAATTCGAGTTTGCAAAATTTAAATACTGAGCTGCAAAAAGTAAATGATCAACTACAAATTGTAAATATGGATCTCTCGGAATCGGACCATATTAAAGAAGTTTATATCGGACATTTTATAAAACTTTGCTCAACCTATATTGATAAAATGGAAAGCTTCCGTCGTTTGGTAAACAAAAAGATAACCAACGGCCAGGTTTCCGAGTTGCATGCGCTTACTCGTTCGCAGGAAATGATGGATGATGAGGCGGAAGAACTTTTTAGGAATTTTGATAAGGCCTTTTTACGCATATTTCCCCATTTTGTCGACAAGGTAAACGAGCTGTTGCTGGATGAAGAAAAGTTTGAGTTGAAAGAAGAAGAACTCCTGAATACCGAATTGCGAATTCTGGCATTAATCAGGTTGGGAATTAGTAACAGCTCGCAAATTGCCGACTTTTTAAGATACTCTGTAAATACCATTTATAATTATCGGGCAAAAACAAAAAACAGGTCAAAATCGCGTAACGATTTTGAAGAAAGGATAACACAAATTCGATAA
- a CDS encoding two-component regulator propeller domain-containing protein → MKKIILILLLIFPILGFGQVKRIGIPNILNYPKADYRAGTQNWGVAQDPNGFMYFANNLGLLRFDGLNWDLYNDSFTSNVRSVCIDDDGIIYIGLDEDFGIFVPNSSEGPVFKSLLDKLPEDVRETDVIWKIYNTQYGIVFQSYQYLFIYKDDKIDIIKPQNAFYYSFYINNRLFFHEAGVGLFEYINGFVNKVPWADELKDHEIQSMVSFFENHLLIGTAHSGWFEYKNGELKKWDVPANTQTENDVLYCGIKLDGNNLAIGTILNGLIIANSDGEIIQHLNLNNGLQNNTILSLCNDRSGNLWLGLDNGIDYIELNSPISYTSRSENIGTGYCAVIHNNLLYLGTNQGLFTKKFSTVGEGNTEAFKIIAGTEGQVWSLQVLNGQLLCGHNLGTFAINEREAQPINDEPGLWTFVQLEDEPDYAIGGTFNGILLFHFEDGQWKFQNKIKGFSVSSRFLSEDRDGNIWISHGAIGVYRVTLNAQRDSATNVKLYGAKDGLPLDLMNILLKFDNTWYISTVDGLYNYNAATDRFEKNKSLNEIFPPNNRLKYIEKDFQGNYWYIAENEVGVLHKNDDTSYTRITTPFQQLPNKLVREWEFLYVYDLNNVFFATENGFAHYSSRIVTSYNQPFKCFITQVDIPNLDTIVYPLQGHDPIEFPFHKNAFRFNFSAPFYQNPEQLEFSYFIDNYSDSWSAWSNDNYRDLTNLPENDYVFRVKARNSFGIESNEATFSFVITPPWHRSKTATYIYILIVFVIVVIIAWFVNRRFEKSKQRERKKHEQKLREKEKEFEQQAVLAEKEIIRLKNEKLQAEKLSLDKELANQTLSIVNKNKFLMKINEELKRVSNETSDGTVKTKMAILKKRINKEIDNQNQNQIFESYFEEVHAEFFDRLKDKFPHLSPKDLRLSAYIRMNMSTKEIATLLNISDRGVEISRYRLRKKLDLSREVNLSTFLLNL, encoded by the coding sequence TTGAAAAAGATAATACTCATACTGCTTCTCATTTTCCCAATACTTGGATTTGGCCAGGTAAAAAGGATTGGTATTCCTAATATTCTGAATTACCCAAAAGCGGATTACCGGGCAGGTACGCAAAACTGGGGTGTTGCGCAAGATCCAAATGGATTTATGTATTTCGCCAATAACCTTGGATTGCTTCGTTTCGACGGGTTGAACTGGGATTTATACAATGACTCTTTCACCTCAAATGTTCGGTCGGTGTGTATTGATGATGATGGGATTATTTATATCGGATTAGACGAAGATTTTGGAATTTTCGTCCCCAATTCATCAGAAGGCCCGGTATTTAAAAGTTTACTCGATAAGTTGCCTGAAGATGTTCGTGAAACAGACGTGATCTGGAAAATATACAATACACAGTATGGGATTGTATTTCAATCGTATCAATACCTATTTATTTACAAGGACGATAAAATTGATATTATAAAACCGCAAAATGCATTTTACTATTCCTTTTATATCAACAACCGACTATTCTTTCACGAAGCAGGAGTAGGCTTGTTCGAATACATTAACGGATTTGTAAATAAAGTGCCCTGGGCCGATGAGTTAAAAGATCATGAAATACAATCGATGGTTAGCTTTTTCGAAAATCATTTGCTCATTGGAACAGCTCATTCCGGTTGGTTCGAATACAAAAACGGTGAACTAAAAAAATGGGATGTTCCGGCTAATACACAAACCGAAAACGATGTTTTGTATTGTGGCATTAAGCTCGACGGAAATAATCTTGCTATCGGCACCATATTAAACGGACTCATCATTGCAAATTCCGACGGCGAGATCATTCAGCATTTAAATCTGAATAACGGACTACAAAACAATACTATTTTAAGCCTTTGTAACGATCGGTCAGGGAATTTATGGCTCGGGCTCGATAACGGCATCGACTACATCGAGCTAAATTCACCAATTAGCTACACCTCACGTTCCGAAAATATTGGAACCGGCTACTGTGCTGTAATACATAACAATCTGCTTTACCTCGGAACCAACCAGGGACTTTTTACCAAAAAGTTCTCTACTGTTGGCGAGGGCAATACCGAGGCTTTCAAGATAATTGCCGGAACAGAGGGACAGGTTTGGAGTTTACAAGTATTAAACGGGCAGTTATTGTGCGGACACAACTTGGGTACATTTGCCATAAACGAACGAGAAGCACAACCTATTAACGACGAGCCCGGCTTGTGGACTTTTGTTCAACTAGAAGATGAACCCGATTACGCCATTGGCGGTACTTTTAATGGCATATTGTTGTTTCATTTCGAAGACGGGCAATGGAAGTTTCAAAATAAAATAAAGGGATTTAGTGTGTCGAGCCGCTTCCTGTCGGAAGACAGGGATGGAAATATTTGGATCAGCCACGGCGCAATAGGTGTTTACCGTGTTACATTGAATGCCCAAAGAGATTCGGCAACTAATGTAAAACTGTATGGTGCAAAGGACGGACTTCCTCTCGATTTGATGAATATACTGCTAAAGTTCGACAATACGTGGTACATTTCAACAGTTGATGGCTTGTATAATTACAATGCCGCTACCGACCGTTTTGAAAAAAATAAATCATTAAACGAAATATTTCCCCCTAACAACCGGCTGAAATATATTGAAAAAGATTTTCAGGGGAATTACTGGTACATCGCCGAAAACGAGGTGGGCGTACTTCATAAAAACGATGATACCAGCTACACAAGAATTACAACGCCATTTCAGCAATTACCCAACAAGCTGGTGCGCGAATGGGAATTTTTATATGTGTATGATTTAAACAATGTATTTTTTGCCACCGAAAATGGCTTTGCACATTATTCTTCTCGAATTGTTACTTCGTATAACCAACCGTTTAAATGTTTTATTACGCAAGTTGATATTCCCAATCTCGATACAATAGTGTACCCCTTGCAAGGCCATGACCCAATTGAGTTTCCTTTTCATAAAAACGCCTTTCGCTTCAATTTTTCCGCACCTTTTTATCAAAACCCCGAGCAGCTGGAGTTTAGTTATTTTATCGATAACTACTCCGATTCATGGTCGGCGTGGTCGAATGATAACTACCGCGACTTAACTAATCTGCCTGAGAATGATTATGTGTTCAGAGTAAAAGCCCGTAACAGTTTTGGCATCGAAAGCAACGAAGCCACTTTTTCGTTCGTCATCACACCGCCGTGGCACCGCTCAAAAACTGCTACTTACATTTACATTTTAATTGTTTTTGTGATAGTTGTAATTATTGCCTGGTTTGTCAACCGCCGCTTCGAAAAATCAAAACAAAGGGAACGTAAAAAACACGAGCAAAAATTACGGGAAAAAGAAAAAGAATTTGAACAACAAGCCGTACTCGCCGAAAAAGAGATTATTCGTTTAAAAAACGAAAAGTTGCAGGCAGAAAAACTGTCGCTGGATAAAGAGTTAGCCAACCAAACACTTAGCATTGTAAACAAAAATAAGTTCCTGATGAAAATTAACGAGGAACTGAAACGGGTTTCCAATGAAACTTCTGACGGGACCGTTAAAACAAAAATGGCGATACTTAAAAAGCGTATCAACAAGGAAATCGACAATCAAAACCAAAATCAAATATTCGAAAGTTATTTTGAAGAAGTACATGCCGAATTCTTTGATCGCTTAAAAGACAAATTCCCTCACTTGTCGCCAAAAGATTTGCGTCTTAGTGCCTACATCCGAATGAATATGTCCACCAAAGAAATTGCAACCTTGTTAAATATTTCTGATCGTGGAGTAGAAATCAGCCGTTATCGCCTGCGCAAAAAGCTCGATTTATCGCGAGAGGTAAATCTGTCAACATTCCTATTGAATTTATAA
- a CDS encoding DUF493 family protein, which produces MDKYKNLRYRLMETETWPLKYMFKFIIPNEEGKVDQVKDLLPKEGKVTFKHTANLKHVSVTSVALMKSADHIIEITEKVDKIEGVIVL; this is translated from the coding sequence ATGGATAAATATAAAAATCTGCGCTATCGGCTGATGGAAACAGAAACATGGCCACTGAAATATATGTTTAAGTTTATTATTCCCAATGAAGAAGGTAAAGTTGATCAGGTAAAAGACTTACTGCCCAAAGAAGGTAAAGTAACATTTAAGCATACTGCTAATCTAAAACACGTGTCTGTTACCTCTGTGGCTTTAATGAAATCGGCCGACCATATTATAGAGATAACCGAGAAGGTGGATAAGATTGAGGGAGTGATTGTGCTGTAA